cccttgcaactaaccttgccttgtatcttttcgacgtcactccttcaattccttccttaactttgaaaatccatttacagctgactaaccttgccccagcaggtttcttgatcagttcccaggtatgattatcatgaagagattttatctcatcatccatggccttcagccattcagtcttatttcgactcctcataacttccttatagtctctaggttcttcgtctagaacctcacttgcagagattaaggcataagttataagatctgcatatccaagtctttgaggtggcttgatgactcttctcgacctatctctcgacaataggtagtcatcgttagtttcctcaacttcagcatcttctgcttcttcttcgacttcatctgggatatgcaattcagcatcaacatgctccacctcaacaggaatctctacctgttccagctcttcgtcagatgtttctgtacttcgaccaacatcatcaattttcttaaaagccatttcagcttcattgaaaactacatctcgactggtgatacacctcttgtgccctggctctaggcaccatagcctataagctttgactccttcagggtatcccatgaacatgcatttcagagctctaggttcgaccttgtcttgcctaatgtgagcataggctatgcagccaaatactctcagtttgtcgagatctggtggatgtcccgaccaaacttcttcaggttttttcatatctaacgctgtcgaaggacatctgtttatcagatatgttgctgtcgaaacagcctcagcccagaacaccttctttaaaccggcactagtcaacatgcatctgactctctccaaaatagttcgattaaacctttcagccaaaccattttgctgtggagtacctgcagtagttctatgccttgcaataccagaggcagcacaaaaactgtcgaatgcctcattgcaaaattcaaggccattgtcggttctcaacctcttgacctttctgccagtctgattttcaaccagagtcttccaacttttgaaattctcaaaagtttcatccttagtcttctggatgaatacccataattttctggaataatcatctactatggatagaaaataccttgctcctgaatgtgatggacaccttgcaggcccccaaagatcagcatggatgtaatcaagggatccatgtgttctttgtttgcctttgttgaacttcactctgcaagattttccaagtacacagggttcacaaaacttcagcttttcgattttgtctccaccaagcagattttgtttccctaattcgaccagacccctttcactgacatgaaacaatctcatgtgccagatttctgtcttcgacaaaggtttcgtggatacaacatttgtcgaaccacttacaacttcagcctcaagggtatacaagccttgtttcttcacgcctctcaagacttccttcgaacccttcatgactcttaggatacttttctctccttggaaaacatatcctttcttgtcgaattcaccaagagaaagcagatttctcttcaaatcaggaacatacctgacttcagtcaacaaccttattgactcatcatggagcttgaatctcacagatccaacacctgcaatcttgcaagccttgttgtttcccagcaatactgatccaccatcttgatcacataattcctcgaacaagtctttgtttggagtcatgtgccaagtgcaacctgaatccataatccactccttcttagagtcattgcttgaaaccacaagaacatcagatgattcgaaatcatcttgaacaatggcagcgttgccattatccttacctccatgatatttcaagcgttcagggcacacctttcttgtgtgaccctccttcttacaatggtagcatcgaatgccagatgcttcgccactgtaagtcttcgcctggcttttgcctttcttcttgtcgaacttaccatcctttcgtaagagttttcctttaacggccaaaccttcgccaacagtcgaaggtttatgctcctttcgttcattcaagtccttagagtacaaggctgattgaacttcttcaaacgtcagggactcccttccatacaagagagtttctttgaagtgagcatgtgatcgaggcaaagaacacaatagtaacagcgcttgatcttcatcatcgatcttcacatcaatattttcaagatcaagaatcagcttgttgaacatatccaactgctcagccaatactttgtcttcaatcatcttgaatgaatacaaagcttgcttcaggtagagtcgatttaccagcgatttggtcatatacaaactttcaagtttcacccataaccctgatgccgtcgtctcctttgatacctgccggagaaccttatcaccaaggctcaacaaaattgcgctgtgtgctttctcgatcatatttgtcttctccgctgccgtcaattctgcattcatggctgcctctcccttcaacgcttccaaacaaccctgctgaaccagtagggctttcatcttcaagcgccacagaccgaaatcattcactccggtgaacttttcaatctcatactttgttgaaggcatcttctccacgctcaccgcaccaatttgttgtgaattcaatgccaagaacaaagtataaaacaaggaagaataaaggacaaggaagaagaggaacacaagaattggttataactgttattctttcactttctcttaaaacaagattacaagtttacaagaataacaaataacctctctcaccctaaattaggatttgcagcttggcaatgatgagagactagtatgctatttataataaaacctaacatactaactaacgggctttttcagcaaggcccattacacaagccaacttaataaacaagctaacttaacaaattagggtttaaacactaaaacctaatttaacatgctaacaactctagcatcttcgacatctgcatgctaaacCCATCtttgactacagcatgcacacttcgacaccagcatgtgaacaatccttcgacttcatgcttaactctgtcgaattgtcgaaccaagaagctacccttcgacaatactagagttcgatccaatatctcacaacatACATTATATTTCAGTTTTTTCGAACAATTATATATTTATGAATcattattatcttaataattgtGAGAAAGTTAAGAGTAAAAGGTTTGGGAATGAGTTGAAATTTTAATTGTAAAAATAATTTCACGGTTGGATATGTTTCATCAATGTTTAACTTCTCATGTTATGATTGAATAAATGTTGTTTAAACCATAAATAATTCTTAAATTTTTGGGGGATTAAATTATTTGTAAAGATAGTAAGATATTAATGACAGTGTAATGAAATAAATATGTAGATATTAAATAAGACGTATGACGTGTTTCTAAAATTGGTTATGTAGAGTTGcgttttttaattattactaaaaTGCATGATACTTTTATGCATtaaagttattttaattttaatgacaatgtaattaaagttttttttttggttacacAATGTAAGTAAAGTTAGTTACAGAGTTTCTACAAATATTTAATGTAAATatcataataattttaatatttaaatttcattGATACAAATATAAATGATAGTTCAATTTTTGAAATATGGAAATAAATTAGCCGACTTAGCTCAGTGGTAGAGCGCGTGGCTTTTAACCACGTGgtcgtgggttcgatccccacagTCGGCGTATTTGGTTTTGGAAAATGGTCAAACTGCTTGGTTTACAATAACTAACGTATACAGTTGTATATTTACTACAAATTGATTGTCTTTTTTCAGAATAATAAATACCAAATAGAACATTCGATGTAGGTGACATAGCACAACATGTCTTCATAAATGATGTGCAAGACGTGTATTATTTGATTATGCATAACTTGTTTCTTTCATAAAGTATGGAACATCATGTCTCTCATGGTACATATTATCATTCTTGCCTTTAGTTGTAGATGATAATACTACCTTGAACAGGTGTTCAACCTTGTTGACTTCAACATATATGATCATTTCTTGCCATCTAGATGATATTTACATTTCTTCTAACTCAGAAAAAATGGTCACATCAGTTTTGATGACTCTGGTGTCGATGATTATTTGTCACCTTTTTGGGAATATGATCATTTCTTCGTCTTAGTACATATGATCATTTAGATTAGAGCTCTAGATGGTAAAACTTTTCGACTCATGTATAGATGATCATTTCTTCTAGAGACAATCGAGTCTTTATTTCATGTAGATCATTGCAAATAGTCTATACAAGGAAACAAAAGACATTAGAATATAaatttttctttattatatttttatcattGAAACTTAGTTCAGTACATTCAAATCATGAAACTATTATATTAGTCTTTCTTGATTACTTGTACAATTTAGGCTGTCGAACAATTATATATTTATGAATCATAATTATCTTAATAATTGTGAGGAAGATTATGGTAAAAGGTTTGGGAATGAGTTGAAAGATTAATTGTAAAAATAATTTCACGGTTGGATATGTTTCATCAATGTTTAACTTCTCATGTTATGAATGAATAAATGTTGTTTAAACCATAAATAATTCCTAAATTTTTTGGGTATTAAATTATTTGTTAAGATAGTAAGATATTAATGACAGTGTAATGAAATAAATATGTAGATATTAAATAAGACGTATGACGTGTTTCTAAAATTGATTATGTAGAGTTGCATTTTTTAAGTATTACTAAAATGCATGATACTTTTAtgcattaaatttattttaattctacTGACAATGCAAGTAAAGTGAGTTATAGAGTTTCTACAACTATTGAATGTAAATatcataataattttaatatttaaatttcattgatacaaatataaatcataattcaattttttaaataaggAATTAAATTAGCCGACTTAGCTCAATGGTAAAGCGTGTGGCTTTTAGTCACGTGGTCGTGGGTTCAATCACCACAGTCGACGTATTTGGTTTTGGAAAATGGTCAAACTGCTTGGTTTACAATAGCTAACATATAGTTGTAAATTTAATACAAATTGATTGCAAGTAATTCTTTTTTCCTAAGAATAAATATAGATCCATTTTTCTTTAGTGTTTGATCATTTCTATCATACTATGGATAAGCAAAACTTTTAAATTCACGATGACAACAAAATAGAACTACTTAGTTGTATTGTATGTTTGCATGCTTTAAAAAGTTAGGAGTTGTAATTTTTATAGTACTAAAGATTATGAATTGTTGCACCTAGATTTCTAGCTAATCATTTTTCTGTTCGAAAACTTGTCTTTGGAGTGCCAAAGTCCCCTTCAAATAAGGGACCGACTCCTTTTATCGAAAGTCCTCCTGACATGGTGGTCAGTCGACGTGTCCCGTTGAAGTGCCCGTTACGAGATAAAGGTATCTCTCAACGACGGTACAAGTATGTGAATGAAAGAACTTGCGCTTGCGAGGGAGCTTAGTGGATGAACTCACActtaagggggagattgttgggaAATAAGTGTGAGTCGTATGAAGAAACAAGTGTGAGTTCAAAGTCCTACATTGCTTAGAAAATTGGAGGTTAAGCACTTTGTAAATGAGATGACCCATACAtttatcaccttaagattttggatgattatgtggtgtctctctcatTTGTTTGGGTGAGTCTTTGATCTTTAGGTGGGTGTTTGGCACCTAACAAAGAATTAATATTGGGTTCAAGTGCCATTGAGATAAACTACAATTTAGGAATTTATATTTGATGCTCAACCAGTTCCATGAGAGCCTTTGAACATAATCAAACATTTGTTCAGCACAAACAACCTTGTTCTTGAAAATGTTGTTGTTTCTTGCTTTCCAAATACTCCAAATGCAAGCGAACCAGAGCACTCTGACTTTGATAAATGAACTTCTACCACTGCCGAGAAGAGTTTTGAATAGTTCAAGGTGGTCCTTACAATCTTTTGGAAGCGCCGCAAGCAATCCAAGCCACCTACCTAGTGTCAAGAAACGAAATACTTGTAAAAATGggacaatcaaagaaaagatgaGAGACCGTCTTTTCCTCACTACACCATTCAGCACATTGATTATATTCCTGGACTATGGAGCCTCTTCTAGCTAAATTGTCCTTAATTTGGAGTATATTGTAAAATAACCTCCAAACTAAGCACCATTCTTTTGATGGTGCCGATTTGTGCCAAACCACATACCATGATTTACTAGTCTCAATCCTATTTTACGCCCTCAGCACCTTTTAACTCTCCTTTATTGAATACTCTTCTAAATTTTTTCGATCTCCTATATCTATATGACAAATGTCTCTCTACCATAATGAGTTGTTTGCATCACAAGCTTTGGGAATGCCCTCGGTCCCACCATATATGTCATTCAAAACTTTAATCTAAAGACAATGTATCTCTTTTCTAATTTTCCAAATCCACTTGCCTAGTAAAGAAGAATTGAAATCACTCAAGTTTTTTTACGCACACCACCCCACTCTTGTATAGGTTTATATATTTTATCCCATTTGACCTAGTTAATTTTTCTCATATCCTCACTGCCTCCCCACAagaaatatttgaattaaaattcGAGTTTAGATATGATATCTGATGGAGCtttgaagaaggataagaaataGACTGAAATTGCAAACAAGACATACTTTAAAACGACCACTCTACCTCTGATTGATAAATGTTTGTGTTTCCAATTGGACAATCTAAATCTTACAATATCCAACACCAGTTGTAAAGTCTTCTTGAATATGAGACTAGCACTTATAGGAATCTCAAGATAGTTGAACGGGATGGATCTTACCTTACATATTAGGATTTTGGTTGCATCTCGGAGCCAACAATGGCAGCAATTATGAAAATTAACTTTCAATTCCAACATCATTTCAAACAAGGTCAAATTTAGGCATGGCAACAAAACCCGTACCCGtgggtacccacccgaacccgccccgaagttgacggggaaaacccgctttgactgggtttgggttcgggtttgggttttccccgattataAGATATGGGGACGGGGCGGGTAATGGGggcactagtacccaccccgaacccgtccccgaacccgccccgtttatttcattgtatatattattatatatttttgataatttagaatattaaatatgtggctaatgatttatgttttgatttgtatttactatttagaatatttgaaatgtatggatgaatttttttgaaattattttattttattatttataaagtaatttaattttgaaaaaaaataaatatttctattaaaaaaattgatatcactaaatggatggtggcggggcggggatacccgaacccaccCCGAATCCGTTTGggtcgggtttgggttttaattctccatccccgATTGGGTTTGGGGCGGGGAACGGGGATTGTttggggattcgggtttgggtttggggaaGGTAAtaaccgtccccgacccgccccgttgccatccctagtcAAATTTGCTTTTATGCTCCTAATATTCTCCCACTTATTCAAACGGTCGTGTATTGGGAAAATAAGTACTACAGTACagaaattttattgaaatgagagCACAAATGTCAATATTTGGACCAAATTTCAAACACTAAACATAACATTTTCACACTCTAGCAATGACACAAACCAAACCGCTAAAATCCTTTTCTCCAAAAACACAAGGAATATCAACACAACACACAACACCAAACTCTTCCCAACGATTCAACTCAACTCAACTCAGTCATGCACGCATGCACTTCACTTTCCCAATTCCCTTCCTTGATTCTATCCAATTCCCCTTAGATCAATCCCCAATGTCGAATCCCATCCTTTCCATATCCGCAATCGGTAATCATACTTTTCAATTTCATTACATTAACCAATCTTAAACCCTCATTGCATCATATGCTGATTTAGtaattttccaaatcatgcaGGTGGATTGAGAATTTTTCAGTGCATTTTGCTGAAAACATCGCTTGTGTTATTAATATTATGCAGCACAGTGTTAATAGTTGGCTCTGGTTTTCCAGTTACACAAATTCCTTCTGTTATGGCTCACCCCCCATTGTCCTCTTATCTTTCCAGTAAGGCTAAGTCATTACACTTTCCCGTAACTTCAATATGCTGGTGTAAATTTTTATTGCTATATGGTTtaatatgctttattttattcaaCCAGATTATTGTAAAAAAGACATGGTATTGAAGCGAGGTACTAGTGAGGGTTTCCGTTGCGTTTATCCTGTAAAGTTAGAccttcttcttttgaatgtgtcTCAAAACCCTGACTGGAAGCTTTTTCTTGATGAATTGGCTGCACAATTGGGGATGCGGGCTACCCAAATTGAACTGATAAACTTTTATGTACACAGCTTATCGATGTTGAATATATCGATGTATATTACTCCGCCAAAAGATATCAGTTTCTCTGCCTATGAAGCATCTAATATAAAGGCTTCCCTTATTTTTCACAAGGTTAGACTAGACAGTAGATTCGTGGGGGACTACAGGGTTCTCAATTTGACCTGGTTTAAACCTCCACCTCCTTCGAAAGGTATATATAGACTTCGGAACTTCTGAAATATGTCACTACAGTTCGTGATGCTTTGGTGTTTTTGATATTTGAGAAAAATTATAGTGAGATGTTTATTGTATGGAAAATATATAGCTAATGTTTTTCTTTACTTGGTATTGAAACCTTTGTTATATATGTAATCTTAGTGTTTTAACAACTTAAACTTCATTACTTTAATATATATAGATTTCTTGTTCATTTGTTTGTTACATTGTTACTTCAAAATGGTAAGGAAGGAAAGAAAAAGATACGATGACGCTATGGGCTCTAATCCATTGTTTGTTCACCATGGTTTCTTAACTGTCTGACTTTTTCCTGCAAACCCAGATCTTATATAATTTTGATGCTCGTGAAAATCCTATGCAACATTGTGCATTAAGAAATTTAAGTCTTGATATTGTCTATACAAAGCTAGATATTTATGTCATAGCATTGCTTAGAACATTTTAGCCATGATGGATTTGCACCTTGTATATGTGATTTCACCATTACAAAGATGTTAACGCTTGTAGGCCTGCCATTCTTCCTTGTTGCCATATTTTATGTCATAGCATTGCTTAGAACATTAGCCATGATGGATTTGCATCTTGCATATGTGATTTCACCATTACAAACATGTTAATGTCTGTGTACCATTCTTCCTTGTTGCcatatttttatatgacaaatatTAATAGATAATGTTTAATTTTAAAGCTACATTACCCATTGCTGTTAGTTTCTTTGGTCATTCAAAGCTTTAGAAGAGGTAATAGTTGTGATGTACTTCATTAAGGGGGTGGGCCCCTTTATGGTTGTGGGTCTAAGAATGAATATCTAtgcatttatatattataagtttATAACATATGGTTGCATTCTACTGCAGATCCTACTTTTGCTGCATCAACTGTGAAAACTCCTGGGAGACAAGAACTTGCTGCTACATCATTGAGTACTTCAGACAGGGGAAGGCATTCAAATTTGGTTGTTATCCTTGGAATTGTTACTGGGATACTCATCATTTCCATTATATGTCTACTTATACTTTGTTTATGCACGCTGAAACCAAAGACAAAAGCACCTCCTACAGAAACAGGCAAGTACTCTACTTCTAACTGCTATTGTGTGTATGTTCACTTTTGCATTTCTATATTTGACCACCTTTCTTGATTTGGATATCATAATGGCCGTAAGTGTAACAGTTAAATTGATGCGAATTGGGTTCCTTTCGAAAGAAAAACTACATTCTGGCACAGAATTTATAAGATAGAAAGTCTGCTGAAGCAAatgagttgtttttttttatctCAGGCGTTTCCAAAGCAGTTGATTACTTGAGAAATTTTTATTAGAATTGAATATTTACGTGTAGTAATGTTTTATGATTGatcatgaaacttgatttagcgTACAATTTTATATATTGGATCAGGACTAGACAATTGATACACACTCTCACATATGGTTATTTCCATGATCAGCTGCAAATTATATGGTATTCCGCCTGCTATGCTACTCACACTTGATTTATTTCCTACAGAAAAGCCAAGTATAGAACATACAATTTCATCTGTCGGGTCACTTCCATATCCAACCAGTACACGTTTTATTTCTTATGAAGATCTTAGAGAAGCAACAAACAATTTTGAACCAGAAAGCATACTTGGAGAAGGAGGTTTTGGTAGAGTTTTTAAAGGTGTCTTGAATGATGGAACTGCTGTTGCAATTAAGAGGCTTACTAATGGAGGGCAGCAGGGTGACAAAGAGGTTTTGGTTGAGGTTGAGATGCTTAGCCGGTTGCATCACCGTAACCTTGTAAAACTAGTTGGATACTATAGCAATCCTGACTTATCACAAAACCTACTTTGCTATGAACTTGTCCCTAATGGAAGTTTGGAGGCCTGGCTTCATGGTAATGTAATTTCTCGAATAATGGATTCAGTTTTTTAATCTTGAATTACCTGCTTTGTGTGTCTATTGTAACGACTGATATTTTAGAAATATTTCATTATGCTTATTGAAATTAGCCTTGATTTCCCCAGGTCCCTTGGGAATAAACTGCCCTTTGGAGTGGGACACCAGGATGAAGATTGCACTTGATGCTGCAAGAGGACTTGCTTACTTGCATGAAGATTCACAGCCATGTGTCATACACAGAGATTTCAAAGCATCTAATATATTGCTTGAGAACAACTTTCATGCTAAAGTTGCTGATTTTGGTCTCGCTAAACTAGCCCCTGAAGGAGGAGCTAATTACCAGTCTACTCAAGTCATGGGCACATTTGGGTAagtttcattatattctttctttcactttttatttgatttatagtcAAGACTTTAGATGAAATGAAACTATTATGCAGGTATGTAGCACCTGAGTATGCCATGACCGGACACCTACTCATTAAAAGCGATGTTTATAGCTACGGGGTTGTCTTGCTAGAACTGTTGACTGGAAAGAAACCTGTGGAAATGTCACAGCCAACTGGGCAAGAGAATCTTGTAACTTGGGTTAGATTCATAACTTTACGTTCCTTCATTATTCTCATCTAGTTCATTTCAAACTCAAAAGCATTTCAACCCGGTTTCTGTTCGAAATGATTGAAAGTAAATCCACCCTTTGTAGTTTAcattaaatagaaaataatttaCCAAGTTATGTTTGCAGGCAAGGCCAATTCTTAGAGATAAAGAGCGGTTAGAAGAACTTGCTGATCCAAGGCTTGGAGGAAGGTATCCGAAGGAAGATTTTCTCCGTGTTTGCACTATTGCTGCAGCCTGTGTTGCACCTGAAGCAAGCCAACGACCTACAATGGGTGAAGTGGTACAGTCACTTAAAATGGTGCAGCACATAACTGAAAATCACGATCATGCATTACCGTCATCTAATACAAGGGGTAACCTGAAACAGTCTTCTACAGCTTATGATTCTGATGGGACATCTTCAATGTTTTCTTCTGGTCCTCACTCTTGCCTAAGCACCTTTGACTATGAGAGCATTTCTAGGACAGCTGTTTTCTCTGAAGATCTTCATGAAGGACGGTGAATGTAGTTTGAAATGCAAGCTAACTGCAAACCTGCACACAATCCAAAGGCTTTTGCATCATAATCTAGAAATCTTTTCTTTCTCATGGCCAAAGGTGGATGGAGCCATAGCCGGTGGGATTTTCTTGCAATGAAGgttaaattttgttgttgttggttgGCTAGGAAAGGGATTCTCCTGCTGTCATTTCCGCCATCCTCCACGGTAAACCACAATCCTGTTCTCCCCTAAGTGACAGTGGTTCCATGTGAATAAACTTGGTACATATGTGCTTTGTAGTTTGTTACCTTGTTTCAAAGATTTGCCTCAAaagaaatttaattttaattaaaatgaaaaaaattcgtATAGTTACACTATAATTTTCTTCTAGAATTCTTCATGGGTGGTGAACTAGACTAGATATATGCCCTTAGGATTGTGAATTTGACCTTAAAATCCTTTTAGCTCCTCTCTAGGTG
This genomic window from Vicia villosa cultivar HV-30 ecotype Madison, WI unplaced genomic scaffold, Vvil1.0 ctg.002396F_1_1, whole genome shotgun sequence contains:
- the LOC131638739 gene encoding proline-rich receptor-like protein kinase PERK15; this translates as MTQTKPLKSFSPKTQGISTQHTTPNSSQRFNSTQLSHARMHFTFPIPFLDSIQFPLDQSPMSNPILSISAIGGLRIFQCILLKTSLVLLILCSTVLIVGSGFPVTQIPSVMAHPPLSSYLSNYCKKDMVLKRGTSEGFRCVYPVKLDLLLLNVSQNPDWKLFLDELAAQLGMRATQIELINFYVHSLSMLNISMYITPPKDISFSAYEASNIKASLIFHKVRLDSRFVGDYRVLNLTWFKPPPPSKDPTFAASTVKTPGRQELAATSLSTSDRGRHSNLVVILGIVTGILIISIICLLILCLCTLKPKTKAPPTETEKPSIEHTISSVGSLPYPTSTRFISYEDLREATNNFEPESILGEGGFGRVFKGVLNDGTAVAIKRLTNGGQQGDKEVLVEVEMLSRLHHRNLVKLVGYYSNPDLSQNLLCYELVPNGSLEAWLHGPLGINCPLEWDTRMKIALDAARGLAYLHEDSQPCVIHRDFKASNILLENNFHAKVADFGLAKLAPEGGANYQSTQVMGTFGYVAPEYAMTGHLLIKSDVYSYGVVLLELLTGKKPVEMSQPTGQENLVTWARPILRDKERLEELADPRLGGRYPKEDFLRVCTIAAACVAPEASQRPTMGEVVQSLKMVQHITENHDHALPSSNTRGNLKQSSTAYDSDGTSSMFSSGPHSCLSTFDYESISRTAVFSEDLHEGR